The sequence below is a genomic window from bacterium.
GCTCGAATACCGTTACCTGGACCTGCGCCGCCAATACCTGAAGAACAATATCGTCACCCGCCACCGCACGGCCCAGGCGATCCGCAATTACATGAACGCCCAGAGCTTCCTGGAGATCGAGACCCCCATCCTCATCAAGAACACCCCCGAGGGCGCCCGGGAATACGTGGTGCCGTCCCGCATCTATCCGGGCAAGTTCTTCGTGCTGCCCCAGAGCCCCCAGATCTTCAAGCAATTGTCCATGGTGGCCGGGTTCGACCGTTACTACCAGATCGCCCGTTGCTTCCGGGATGAGGACCCCCGCGCCGACCGCCAGCCCGAGTTCACCCAGGTGGACATCGAGATGTCCTTCATCGATGAGGATGACATCTATGCCTTGGGCGAGGGCCTCATGAAGTCGGTCTTTAAAGAGGTCCTGGGCGACGAGATCCAGACGCCCTTTCCCCGGATCAGCTTCGAGGAGGCCATGGAAAAATACGGGTCCGACAAGCCGGACCTGCGGTTCGACCTGCCCCTGGTCAACGTGACCGCGATCGCCGCCAGGTCCGATTTCAAGGTTTTCAAGGACGTCACCTCCCGGGGTGACGTGGTCAAGGCCTTGAACGCGAAGGGTTGTGCCGATTTCTCCCGCAAGGACCTGGAGGACCTGACTGCCTTCGTCGGCAAATATGGCGCCAAGGGCATGGCCTGGTTCAAGGTCAAGGACGGCAAGCTCGACTCCAACATCACCAAGTACTTCAACGACGCGGTCCAAAAGGAGCTTTTGGAAGCCCTCAAGGGCGAAGAAGGGGACCTGCTCCTCTTCGGTGCCGATCAGGTGGACGTGGTCAACGATTCCCTGGGCGCCCTGCGGGTGGAGATCGCCCGGCGCAAGGGGCTGATCGAGAAGGGCCCGAAGTGGGCCTTCCGCTGGGTGACCGATATCCCCATGTTCGGGAAGGACGAGAAGGGAAGGACCTTCTCCATGAACCATCCTTTCACTTCGCCAAAGGATTCGGACGCGGCCCTGCTCGATACCGATCCCATGAAGGCCAAGTCCAAGGGTTATGACCTGGTCCTCAACGGTTTCGAGGTGGGCGGGGGCTCCATCCGTATCCACGACCAGGCCCTGCAGTCGAAGATCTTCAAGATCCTGGACATCACCCCTGAGGCCGCCCAGGAACGTTTCGGATTCCTCTTGAAGGCCCTTTCCTATGGGGCGCCCCCCCACGGCGGCATGGCCTTCGGACTGGACCGCCTGATCATGCTCCTGACCGGTTCGCCCAACATCCGAGACGTCATCGCCTTCCCCAAGACGGCCAAGGCCACCGACCTGATGACCGGGTCCCCTTCGGTCATCGACGAGGACCTGATGAAGGAACTCAAGATCAAGATCGAACTGGAAGATCTCACCTGAAATAGGCCCTTTTCCCTTTGACCGGTTTTTTTATGAACTAAATCATCCTTTCCCCGTCTGGAGGGTGGAAGGATAGGGTATGGATCCAAGAAAAAGGTCTTGTTTGGTCATTTTCTTTCTTTCGGCCTCGACGATGGCCGTCATCCAATCTTGTGTCAAAACCGCTATTGTCTCCCCGAAATTGGTCCTTTCGCCGACCCCCACGCCGTCGGTGACTTCCACGACCAGTCCAACAGCCGCCGCAACCCTTCCATGGACGGACACGCCCACTCCCGTTTCGGTGCCGACCCTTGGGACCGTCACGGTCACCGTGACACCGAGCCCGACCTTCACCCCATCGTCTTTCAACTCCCCGACCCCTTGTCTGACCGTGACGTCGACCTATACCTCTTGTCCGACGACCACTCCCATTTACAAGATATCCGGAACGGTCGTTTATTCCGGAGTGGGTTCGGTGGACTATAGCCATGCCATCTTGGTCCGGAATGGGTCCTATCCTTCGGTGCGAATGGGTGTTTCGAGCGGGACCTACACGGTCGGGGCCTATGGGCCGGGAACCTATCGTCTGGTGGCTTATTACGATCTTAATGGATTGAACGATTTCATCCCGCCGCCGACCTACTTTATCCCGCTCCCCGGGATGCGTTATGCCGCCGCCGGAAGCTGTTCCATGCCCGTCTCGGCGGATTCCTGGCCCGTGACCGTCACGGGTCCGACAACGGCCGGACCCTCCATCACTTTCGATGATTCCTGCAGCTATTGGGGTGTTTATGGCACGGTGGACTACACCGGTAGCCGGGGTAGTGTCCAATCTTGCCGGCGGATCGTCCTCCAAGCCTATTCGGACGCGGCCTATTCTTCACCGCTGTCGACCAATTGTTGCACGGTGGGGAATTCCGATTTCCCCAACCTGCAATATGAAAATTCCGCGAGTAGGGTCAATCGCAACGGCAACTACTATTACTTCCTGACGAACACCGCCTCCGCCCCGATCGGGCTTGCCCCTTTTTATCTCCTGGCCTATTTCGATTCGAACGGCGATCAGGTCTTTGATACCGGGGATCCCTATGTCCAACTGGGACAGGTGACGCCGAATTCTGACGGCTTCCAGTTGAACGTCACCTTTGGGGATGCTTTCATCAAGTGAAACGCGGCAATACCGGTCTTGCTTGACCCCTCAACCCTGCTCGATCCGTTCCTGGTCGAACACCCGTCCTGGCAGGTGGAATTTGTCCCGCGAAACGGCTTTCCCGGCGAGCATTTGAACGTTCCCCTGTTAAACCGGGGCGGACCTCGATTCGGCCTCCTTGACGGTCCCTCAAATTGATTCAATAATGCCTTTTCGCCGGTCGGAGCCGCGTCCAGAACAAGGGGCCTTGGGGCCCAGGGGAGCGTCGAGGATGAACAATGCGAAATGGTTGTTGGTGGCCGTTCTTACGATGGGGTTGATCGATGCTGGTTGCGCCGGGAAACGGCGCATCGAAGGGGACGAGGTCCCGACCCAGCCCCAGACCGACGTGGTGATGCCGCCCCAGCCCATGGAAGCGCCGCCGGCTCCTGAGGTCGCCGAAGAACCCCCGGCCCCCGAACCGACCGCGACCCCGGCCCCCGCGCCTCCACCTCCGCCGGTCGCCGAAGAACCCGCGGCGACCCCCGAACCCACCCAAGCGCCCAAGAAGGAGATCGAGAAGTACATCGTGGTCAAGGGCGATACCCTTTGGGATATCTCGGGCATGCGGATCATCTACAAGGACAATTTCGATTGGCCGCTTTTGTTCAAGGCCAACCGGGACCAGATCACCGATCCGGACCTGATCTATCCCAAGCAGGAGCTCCTCATCCGCCGGGATTGGACCCAGGAGGACCTGGACAAGGCTAAGAAGGACGCCAGCGACACCCCGAAATACGTGCCGCACACCAAACCCCGGGAGACCTTGCCGGTCAATTACTTCTAAAGGGCCCTTTTCGGCCCTTTGGACGGCTTGAAGTGAAAGGCCCCCTTTCCCTAATCTAGGGACCAGGGGGTTTTTCATTTCCCCCATCCCCAGCCCAAGGAGCTGCCCGTTTGTCCCAAACCGTGAACCGGAAGATCACCCTGGATGACCAGCAGGAATGCGTCCGTCTCCTGGGCGAAAGGGACAATACCCTCAAACTGCTCCGGGATTCCTTCGACGTTCACCTGGTGGCCCGGGGAAACGAGATCATCCTCACCGGACAGCCCCTGGAGGTCTCCCACGCCAGCCAGGTCATCGAGCGGCTCCGGGGCCAGATCAAGAGAGGACAGGAAGGTTTCTTCCAGCCGGGAACGGTCCAACGCATGATCCATGAAGCCAAGCAGGGCAGGTCCGAACCAGCCGAGGAGGTTCCCGGCGAGACGATCCTGATGTCCTCCCATAAGCGGCCCATCCAGGCCCGCTCGGAAAACCAGCGCCGTTATGTGGAGGCCATCAAGGCCAACGACGTGGTCTTCGGCATCGGCCCGGCCGGGACGGGCAAGACCTACCTGGCCATGGCCATGGCGGTCTCGGCCCTGCGGGAGTCCCAGGTGGAGAGGCTCGTCCTGACCCGCCCGGCGGTGGAGGCGGGGGAGAAGCTGGGGTTCCTGCCTGGCGACCTCCAGGACAAGGTGGACCCTTACCTGCGGCCCCTCTACGACGCCCTCTATGACATGGTGGAATACGACAAGCTCCAGCGTCTTTTCCAGCAGAGGGCGGTGGAAGTGGCGCCGTTGGCCTATATGCGGGGCCGGACCCTGTCCAACGCCTTCATCATCCTCGACGAGGCCCAGAACACCAGCCCTGAGCAGATGAAGATGTTCCTCACCCGCATGGGGACCGGCTCCAAGATGGTCGTGACCGGGGACGTGACCCAGATCGACCTGCCCGTCGGCCGGACCTCCGGGCTCATCGAGGTCCAACGCATCCTGGGCCAGGTGAAGGGGATCGAGTTCGTGACCTTCTCGCCCCGGGACGTGGTCCGGCACCCATTGGTGCAGAACATCCTGGAGGCCTACCAGGAGAACGACAAGGGCCGCGATCGTCCGGCCCCGGGCGACAAGAACCAGCGGCCGTCCTGAGATCTCCATGCGACTCCTTTTTGTGAACAAGACCGGTGCCGATCCCGTGTCCCGGGGATGGGTGCTTCGCCTGTCGCGCTTGGTCCTGCGCCGGGTGAAGGGTCCATCGTTCGAGAGGGGCGCGGAGCTGTCGGTGACCTGGGTCGGGGACGCTGAAATGAAGGAACTCAACCGCTCCTACCGGGGCAAGGCCAAGACCACCGATGTGCTTTCGTTCCCGTTGCTGGAAGGGCGCCGGATGCCTAGGGCGCCGAAAGGCCCCTTGCCCCTGGGCGATGTGGTGGTGAGCCTGCCGCAGGCCGCCCGCCAAGCCAAGGAGCGTGGGGTCCCGATGGAACGGGAATTGGCCCTGCTCGTGGTCCATGGGATCCTCCATCTCCTGGGTCACGACCACGTGACGGTCCGGCAGGAGAAGAGGATGTTCGGTCTCCAGGAACGCCTCTTGAAAGGTTTTAAACCCTGATTTTCGCGGGTGCTTTTATGTTTTTGTCCAAGGTTTTGAAAATTCCAATCCCCTATAATTGAGCACCGACCCCCAGAAGGACGCCCGTGGACACTTACCTATTCATCCATCTTTGGATCCTATTCGGTCTCTTGCTCTTCGCCATGTTCTTTGCGGCGGTGGAGACGAGCCTCCTGTCGCTCCCGCGCCCGATCCTCAAACAGCGCACCCAACTACCCGGGCCCCTGGGGATGGCCTACCGGGCCTGGCAGGACCATCCCAACCGCCTGCTGACCTCCATGCTCATCGGCACCAACATCACCACCATCGCCGCCTCCACCCTGGCGGCCTACATGGCCATCCACCTCTCCGAGGTCCATGGCTGGAGCCCGACGGTCACGGGCACGGTGGTCTCGGCGGCCGTGACCGTCGTCATCATCATTTTCGCTGAAGCCCTGCCGAAGCTGGTGGGACGCAGTTTTTCGACCCAGATGGCGGGCTTCCTGATCGTCCCCATCTACCTTTTCGACCGGGTCCTTTCCCCCCTGAACTGGGTCATGGCCAAGGCCCTCGGCGGCCTTTTCCCGGGGCTTTCCCACAACTCGGTGGCCCTGGTCACGGAAGAGGACGTGAAGCACCTCATCGACATGGGCCAGGAAGCCGGGACCATCTACGAGGAAGAGAAGCGGATGATCCAGTCCATCTTCGAGTTCACCGATACCAAGGTGGGCAAGGTCATGATCCCGCGTACCGACATGTTCTGTGTGGACATCGCCACGCCCCTGGACGACCTGGTGGAGGTGGTGGTGGAGAAGGGTTATTCCCGGGTGCCGGTCTTCAAGGGGAACCGGGACAACATCGTGGGCATCATCCATACCAGGGACCTGCTCTCCATCTGGAAGCACCGGGAACTCATCGTCGTCCAGGACATCCTCCGGAAGCCCTATTTCGTGCCCGAATCCATGCGGGTGGACCGCCTATTGCGGGAATTCCGCCGCGGCCGTTTCCACATGGCCATCGTGGTGGATGAATACGGTGGGACCGCGGGCGTCGTCACCCTCGAGGACCTGATCGAGGAGATCATCGGGGAGATCCGGGATGAACACGAGACGGCCGAGGAAAAGGCCATCGCCAAACAGGAGGATGGATCCTTCGTGATCGAGGCGGACGTGGCCCTGGACGAGGTGAACGAGGCCTTGGGAGTGAACCTGGTGCCGAAAGGGGATGTGGCCAGTTTGGGCGGCTATATCACCGAGGTGATGGGCAAGGTGCCCCGCAAGGGGCGGGTCCTCGAGGATCGGGAGGTGGTCTTCAAGGTGTTGGAAGCTTCCGATAAGGCCCTCCTGCGGGTGAGGGCGGTGAAACGGAAAACGCCTTGGACGGGCTCGGCCGGCCCGGTGGAGACCGTTCCCAAACCCAGGAAAAGGAAGATCACG
It includes:
- the aspS gene encoding aspartate--tRNA ligase, giving the protein MAEFLGGWKRSHTCGDLRASDVGKSVILMGWVHHRRDHGGLVFVDLRDRYGVTQVVFDPQLADKVHKQSHLIRNEWVLAIKGEVTGRPAGTENPKLPTGQVEIRCSEVKVLNQSETPVFPIEDEVNVAEEVRLEYRYLDLRRQYLKNNIVTRHRTAQAIRNYMNAQSFLEIETPILIKNTPEGAREYVVPSRIYPGKFFVLPQSPQIFKQLSMVAGFDRYYQIARCFRDEDPRADRQPEFTQVDIEMSFIDEDDIYALGEGLMKSVFKEVLGDEIQTPFPRISFEEAMEKYGSDKPDLRFDLPLVNVTAIAARSDFKVFKDVTSRGDVVKALNAKGCADFSRKDLEDLTAFVGKYGAKGMAWFKVKDGKLDSNITKYFNDAVQKELLEALKGEEGDLLLFGADQVDVVNDSLGALRVEIARRKGLIEKGPKWAFRWVTDIPMFGKDEKGRTFSMNHPFTSPKDSDAALLDTDPMKAKSKGYDLVLNGFEVGGGSIRIHDQALQSKIFKILDITPEAAQERFGFLLKALSYGAPPHGGMAFGLDRLIMLLTGSPNIRDVIAFPKTAKATDLMTGSPSVIDEDLMKELKIKIELEDLT
- a CDS encoding LysM peptidoglycan-binding domain-containing protein, whose product is MNNAKWLLVAVLTMGLIDAGCAGKRRIEGDEVPTQPQTDVVMPPQPMEAPPAPEVAEEPPAPEPTATPAPAPPPPPVAEEPAATPEPTQAPKKEIEKYIVVKGDTLWDISGMRIIYKDNFDWPLLFKANRDQITDPDLIYPKQELLIRRDWTQEDLDKAKKDASDTPKYVPHTKPRETLPVNYF
- a CDS encoding PhoH family protein, producing MSQTVNRKITLDDQQECVRLLGERDNTLKLLRDSFDVHLVARGNEIILTGQPLEVSHASQVIERLRGQIKRGQEGFFQPGTVQRMIHEAKQGRSEPAEEVPGETILMSSHKRPIQARSENQRRYVEAIKANDVVFGIGPAGTGKTYLAMAMAVSALRESQVERLVLTRPAVEAGEKLGFLPGDLQDKVDPYLRPLYDALYDMVEYDKLQRLFQQRAVEVAPLAYMRGRTLSNAFIILDEAQNTSPEQMKMFLTRMGTGSKMVVTGDVTQIDLPVGRTSGLIEVQRILGQVKGIEFVTFSPRDVVRHPLVQNILEAYQENDKGRDRPAPGDKNQRPS
- the ybeY gene encoding rRNA maturation RNase YbeY; its protein translation is MRLLFVNKTGADPVSRGWVLRLSRLVLRRVKGPSFERGAELSVTWVGDAEMKELNRSYRGKAKTTDVLSFPLLEGRRMPRAPKGPLPLGDVVVSLPQAARQAKERGVPMERELALLVVHGILHLLGHDHVTVRQEKRMFGLQERLLKGFKP
- a CDS encoding hemolysin family protein; translated protein: MDTYLFIHLWILFGLLLFAMFFAAVETSLLSLPRPILKQRTQLPGPLGMAYRAWQDHPNRLLTSMLIGTNITTIAASTLAAYMAIHLSEVHGWSPTVTGTVVSAAVTVVIIIFAEALPKLVGRSFSTQMAGFLIVPIYLFDRVLSPLNWVMAKALGGLFPGLSHNSVALVTEEDVKHLIDMGQEAGTIYEEEKRMIQSIFEFTDTKVGKVMIPRTDMFCVDIATPLDDLVEVVVEKGYSRVPVFKGNRDNIVGIIHTRDLLSIWKHRELIVVQDILRKPYFVPESMRVDRLLREFRRGRFHMAIVVDEYGGTAGVVTLEDLIEEIIGEIRDEHETAEEKAIAKQEDGSFVIEADVALDEVNEALGVNLVPKGDVASLGGYITEVMGKVPRKGRVLEDREVVFKVLEASDKALLRVRAVKRKTPWTGSAGPVETVPKPRKRKITVPEGGTPPVHKLEDPEKMPEKKPG